One Bradyrhizobium zhanjiangense DNA segment encodes these proteins:
- a CDS encoding Tm-1-like ATP-binding domain-containing protein: MSHHCADDQRSVRDGHPSDLAGKVAIVATLDTKGRETAYLARVIEQWGRKTLTIDVGTSNRRGRSEPHGSDARVAAPAELLREIAASAREEVKELLRSGAIDAIIGVAGGKGSAVFGEVVSDLPYGFPKLLVSSARPALLAELALHNDIILYPTLVDLFGINAFTERVLDNAGRAIAAMRHVPAQHRQKRKTVAITAFGVTTPAANRCVARLAEAGIDAIVFPANGAGGRKMEQLVSAGEFDAVLDLTTTELADELVGGTASAGPDRLKAASHRMIPQLIAPGAVDMVNFGLPSSVPAEFKGRQFYSHTPFTTLMRTTVSENERIGRLTAERLSQAKAPALVLWPAKGVSDYDRDGGIFRNPEADRAWFNAVRRHLPRSIIARELDCHINDPEFAEAAASWIVEQLIPGGSSGADV, from the coding sequence GTGTCTCACCATTGCGCGGACGACCAGAGGTCGGTCCGGGATGGTCACCCGTCCGATCTTGCCGGCAAGGTCGCGATCGTCGCAACCCTGGACACAAAGGGCCGCGAAACCGCTTATCTCGCACGAGTGATCGAACAGTGGGGCCGCAAGACTCTTACGATAGATGTAGGCACATCAAACAGGAGGGGCAGAAGCGAGCCGCACGGCAGCGATGCACGGGTGGCTGCACCCGCCGAGCTCTTACGGGAAATAGCTGCAAGCGCGCGTGAAGAGGTGAAGGAGCTCCTGCGATCAGGTGCGATCGACGCCATCATCGGCGTAGCGGGCGGCAAAGGCAGCGCAGTCTTCGGTGAAGTGGTTTCGGATTTGCCGTATGGCTTCCCGAAGCTGCTGGTGAGCAGCGCGAGGCCAGCCCTCCTGGCCGAACTGGCCCTCCACAACGACATCATCCTCTATCCGACCCTGGTCGATCTTTTCGGGATCAACGCGTTCACCGAACGCGTTCTCGACAATGCGGGGCGGGCCATTGCGGCGATGCGCCATGTGCCCGCTCAACACCGGCAGAAGAGGAAGACAGTTGCGATCACGGCCTTTGGAGTCACGACGCCGGCGGCAAATCGCTGTGTCGCGCGGCTGGCAGAGGCAGGCATCGACGCGATTGTCTTTCCGGCCAATGGCGCCGGTGGACGCAAGATGGAGCAACTCGTGTCCGCCGGTGAGTTCGATGCGGTGCTCGATCTGACCACAACTGAACTCGCTGACGAGCTTGTCGGCGGCACCGCCAGTGCAGGTCCGGATCGGCTCAAAGCAGCTTCTCACCGCATGATTCCGCAGCTCATAGCCCCGGGGGCCGTCGATATGGTGAATTTTGGCCTTCCCTCGAGCGTGCCTGCCGAATTCAAGGGGCGCCAATTCTATTCGCATACTCCCTTCACGACGCTCATGCGCACGACCGTCTCGGAGAACGAGCGCATAGGCAGGCTCACAGCCGAGCGCCTTTCGCAAGCAAAGGCGCCCGCCCTCGTTTTGTGGCCGGCCAAGGGGGTGTCTGACTATGACCGGGACGGCGGCATCTTTCGAAATCCTGAAGCCGATAGAGCCTGGTTCAACGCGGTCAGGCGACACCTGCCGCGCTCGATCATCGCCCGCGAGTTGGACTGTCACATCAATGATCCGGAATTTGCGGAGGCGGCCGCATCGTGGATCGTCGAACAATTGATACCAGGAGGGTCATCCGGTGCGGATGTTTGA
- a CDS encoding phosphoenolpyruvate hydrolase family protein produces the protein MFDRAEILAKITAQVAAGRAVLAAASSCGLVAKCAALGGADMLVVYSTGLSRLMGLPTSRIGDSNARTLELAAEIRNVVSSVPVIGGVEAWDPLRLDLDDLLDKFWAAGFSGVINYPTISTMGEKWRDRRGRVGLGFEREVEMVATARKKNIFSLAYVASAPDAKAMATAGADCIVPHVGATRGGLVGHEEGQSIEEAIRRINEINAAAQAVRPDVILLCHGGAIAEPQDTSEVYRSTGCVGFVGASSIERIPIERAVKAAAEEFKAVPLPRKRQHSLQNLHRGTNE, from the coding sequence ATGTTTGATCGGGCCGAAATACTCGCAAAGATCACAGCTCAAGTTGCGGCTGGGAGGGCAGTGCTTGCCGCGGCGAGCAGTTGCGGCCTCGTCGCAAAATGTGCAGCTCTCGGCGGCGCCGACATGCTTGTGGTCTACAGCACCGGGTTATCGCGGTTGATGGGGTTGCCGACGAGCCGGATCGGCGATTCCAATGCGCGCACGCTCGAACTCGCTGCGGAGATCCGCAACGTCGTCTCCTCCGTTCCTGTTATAGGCGGTGTCGAGGCTTGGGATCCACTCCGGCTCGACCTCGATGATCTCTTGGACAAGTTCTGGGCTGCCGGATTCTCCGGCGTGATCAATTACCCGACCATTTCAACGATGGGTGAGAAATGGCGCGATCGTCGAGGCCGCGTCGGGCTCGGCTTTGAGCGTGAGGTCGAGATGGTCGCGACGGCCCGCAAGAAGAACATCTTCTCGCTCGCCTATGTCGCAAGCGCGCCCGATGCCAAAGCGATGGCAACCGCGGGAGCCGACTGCATCGTCCCACATGTCGGCGCAACGCGCGGCGGACTTGTTGGTCATGAGGAGGGACAGTCGATCGAAGAGGCCATCAGGCGCATCAACGAGATCAATGCTGCGGCTCAAGCCGTCCGCCCGGACGTCATCCTTCTCTGCCATGGCGGAGCAATCGCCGAGCCTCAGGATACTTCGGAAGTCTACCGATCGACCGGATGTGTCGGTTTCGTTGGCGCCTCCTCCATCGAACGGATCCCGATCGAGCGGGCGGTGAAGGCTGCAGCCGAAGAATTCAAAGCCGTTCCGCTCCCGCGAAAGCGTCAGCATTCACTGCAGAATCTGCACCGAGGCACGAATGAATAG
- a CDS encoding FAD-dependent oxidoreductase → MNSPITELKPNSASFSKASKPTHDWETDLLVIGSGAAGLSAALYAAKAGLRVTVCEKSGRLGGTTALSNGMIWIPCSMQARAAKIDDSIANAKIYLQHELGDYYRPEFVDAYLEDGPAALASLEDGSEVKFTLASAPDYHSSQIGGIDKGRALSPAPYDGRLLGKDFDLIGDPIRVVLGGMMISSGEVRSFLNPFQSAASLKHVLRRVSRYAGDRLRYRRGTELSGGNALIARLLVSLRRYGIEIWPSCPAVDLTRESGRVTGAIVKRDGADLRIRASHGVILATGGFARNGQLRAQLSRAHQHNDTLAHSDVTGDGITLAGKLGAAIDNDVASSGFWTPVSILRNGRASQVVPYGWLDRGRPGVIAVGPNAKRFVNESNSYHDICLAMFNNGYPADKRFYFICDKEFVRLRGMGHLLPWPWTLSIKKYARLGYIEIGRTIAELAAELGLDPQELQKTVEEHNAHAAEGRDPLFKRGESAFNRTLGDPAVGKKNPNLGAIKNGPFIALPIVPATLGTATGLSTDPGGRVLNGNGVPIAGLYACGNDMTSPMRGIYPGAGITIGPAIVFAYRAVNSIVQSTHREQTAAASGA, encoded by the coding sequence ATGAATAGCCCAATCACCGAATTGAAACCCAATTCCGCTTCCTTCTCCAAAGCGAGCAAGCCAACGCACGATTGGGAGACGGACCTGCTCGTGATCGGCAGCGGCGCGGCTGGACTGTCCGCAGCGCTCTATGCGGCAAAGGCCGGACTTCGGGTGACGGTGTGCGAGAAGTCTGGCCGGCTCGGTGGTACGACCGCTCTGTCGAACGGCATGATCTGGATTCCATGCTCAATGCAGGCCCGAGCAGCGAAAATCGATGATTCGATTGCGAATGCGAAGATCTATCTGCAACACGAACTTGGCGACTACTATCGCCCCGAGTTCGTGGACGCCTATCTTGAAGACGGCCCAGCGGCACTCGCCAGCTTGGAGGATGGGAGTGAAGTCAAATTCACGCTGGCCTCCGCTCCGGATTATCATTCCAGCCAAATCGGCGGGATCGACAAGGGCCGGGCGCTGAGCCCCGCACCTTACGACGGACGGCTTCTAGGCAAGGATTTCGACCTGATAGGTGATCCGATTCGCGTCGTGCTCGGCGGCATGATGATTTCGTCCGGCGAGGTCAGAAGCTTCCTCAATCCCTTCCAGTCGGCTGCCTCGCTCAAGCACGTCCTGCGCCGGGTCAGCCGCTACGCAGGCGACCGGCTGCGCTACAGGAGGGGCACTGAACTCAGTGGCGGCAATGCTCTGATCGCGCGGTTATTGGTAAGCCTTCGCAGATATGGCATTGAAATCTGGCCAAGCTGCCCAGCGGTTGATCTGACGAGGGAGAGCGGGAGAGTCACTGGAGCAATCGTCAAGCGCGATGGCGCCGATCTCCGCATCCGCGCCTCTCACGGGGTGATCCTGGCAACTGGTGGGTTTGCGCGGAACGGTCAATTGCGAGCCCAGCTCAGCCGAGCCCACCAGCACAATGATACGTTGGCTCACAGCGATGTCACTGGAGACGGCATTACGCTCGCAGGCAAGCTCGGAGCTGCGATCGATAATGACGTTGCATCGAGCGGCTTCTGGACGCCCGTGTCGATCCTCAGGAACGGCCGCGCCTCGCAAGTGGTCCCGTACGGCTGGCTCGATCGTGGCCGTCCAGGTGTCATCGCGGTGGGGCCAAATGCCAAGCGCTTCGTCAACGAATCCAATTCTTACCATGACATCTGCCTTGCCATGTTCAACAACGGCTATCCGGCGGACAAGAGGTTCTATTTCATCTGCGATAAGGAATTCGTCCGCCTCAGAGGCATGGGACACCTGCTCCCCTGGCCCTGGACTTTGAGTATCAAGAAATATGCCCGCTTGGGCTACATCGAGATTGGCCGGACGATTGCGGAGCTTGCGGCGGAATTGGGACTCGACCCGCAAGAGCTCCAAAAGACCGTTGAAGAACATAACGCCCACGCAGCTGAAGGACGCGATCCGCTTTTCAAACGCGGCGAATCGGCTTTCAACCGAACCCTGGGAGATCCCGCGGTCGGAAAGAAAAACCCGAACCTTGGAGCTATCAAAAACGGGCCATTCATTGCGCTTCCGATTGTCCCGGCGACTCTTGGAACTGCGACCGGCCTGTCAACGGATCCTGGCGGAAGGGTCCTAAATGGAAACGGCGTGCCGATCGCAGGTCTTTATGCCTGCGGCAACGACATGACCTCACCGATGCGTGGGATCTACCCTGGGGCAGGCATTACGATCGGACCAGCCATCGTGTTCGCCTACCGCGCGGTGAACAGCATCGTACAATCCACCCATCGAGAACAGACGGCGGCGGCATCCGGAGCGTAA
- a CDS encoding branched-chain amino acid ABC transporter permease: MDTLLIATFEILSFGAIVVLVVLGLGIIASMMGIFNFAQGEFVLLGAYVTYLLHSVGLPVPLGMLAAPVAVGTLGFILEKLVVRRFYAAPIVAMLGTYALGLIIREAVRGLTGGLYLSVPEPISGSITIGSLHFAAWRGVIVIITLLVMAASHALLAYTSFGLRVRASLENPQLARASGISTGMIYSITFAFGAALAGLAGALIVPVFSLFADLGIRFLIQGFVAVMVGGVGSFAGPVAGASVIGTFSAWLPWLMSPVIADVLVFVLAIIFIKFRPQGLVSGRGVNR; this comes from the coding sequence ATGGATACGCTACTTATCGCGACCTTCGAGATTTTGAGCTTCGGTGCCATTGTTGTGCTGGTCGTGCTCGGTCTCGGGATCATTGCCAGCATGATGGGCATCTTCAACTTCGCCCAAGGCGAGTTCGTCCTGCTCGGCGCTTACGTCACTTATCTCCTGCACAGCGTCGGTTTGCCGGTCCCGCTCGGCATGCTTGCCGCGCCCGTCGCGGTCGGCACGCTTGGTTTCATCCTGGAAAAGCTCGTGGTGCGCCGATTCTATGCCGCTCCAATCGTCGCCATGCTTGGCACCTATGCGCTGGGGCTGATCATTCGCGAAGCCGTGCGCGGCCTGACCGGGGGACTGTATCTCTCGGTGCCGGAGCCAATCAGTGGCTCTATCACGATCGGAAGTCTGCATTTCGCCGCCTGGCGCGGCGTCATCGTCATCATCACTTTGCTGGTCATGGCCGCGAGCCATGCACTGCTCGCCTACACCTCGTTCGGCCTGCGAGTCCGCGCCTCGCTGGAGAACCCACAGCTGGCGCGTGCCTCGGGCATCTCCACGGGCATGATCTACAGCATCACCTTTGCATTTGGTGCGGCACTCGCGGGTCTCGCCGGCGCGCTGATCGTGCCGGTCTTTTCACTATTTGCCGATCTCGGCATCCGCTTTCTTATCCAGGGTTTCGTTGCCGTGATGGTCGGTGGCGTCGGTTCCTTTGCCGGCCCGGTCGCTGGCGCCAGCGTCATCGGCACGTTCAGTGCCTGGCTGCCTTGGCTGATGTCACCGGTCATCGCCGACGTTCTGGTCTTCGTGCTCGCCATCATTTTCATCAAGTTCCGGCCGCAAGGCCTTGTTTCGGGAAGAGGGGTTAATCGATGA
- a CDS encoding substrate-binding protein: MINASRQLSRRRFLGNFAFASAAIAAGPGSWIIRPDWANAAEGPIRLGIATDLTGSLGFAGNTDANVARMLVKEINDSGGLLGRPIELLIEDTASDESVAVGNVRKLIQRDKVDLVIGGISSSMRNAIKDVIISRGKTLYIYPEGYEGKECTPYLFCTGPVPAQNCDQFIPWLIKNGGKRFALPGSNYVWPQTINAYARKVIESSGGEVVFEEYYPLDQIDFSSTVSRIISNKVDVVFNAIVPPGVSPFFKQLYQAGFSKNGGRLGCVYYDENFLEMNQAQEIEGLASSLDYYKVLAAEDPVSARIQSAYDKQFPAKFRFSAGSAATGTYRGLKLWEAAVKEAGTIDRDAVAAALDHAKIAEGPGGPAEMAAGKRHCRMNMYIGVAKGGQYEIVARSAGLVDPKEC; this comes from the coding sequence ATGATCAACGCCAGCCGTCAACTGAGCCGCCGCCGCTTTCTTGGCAATTTCGCCTTCGCCTCCGCCGCCATCGCGGCGGGTCCGGGCAGCTGGATAATTCGCCCGGATTGGGCAAATGCTGCGGAAGGCCCGATCAGGCTTGGCATTGCGACCGATCTTACCGGGTCACTCGGCTTTGCCGGCAACACCGACGCCAATGTCGCTCGCATGCTGGTCAAGGAGATCAACGACTCCGGCGGCCTGTTGGGGCGTCCGATCGAACTCCTGATTGAGGATACCGCCTCCGACGAATCCGTCGCTGTGGGCAATGTGCGCAAGCTGATTCAGCGAGATAAGGTCGACTTGGTGATTGGCGGTATCTCGAGCTCGATGCGCAATGCGATCAAGGACGTCATTATCTCTCGCGGCAAGACGCTCTATATCTATCCGGAAGGTTACGAAGGTAAAGAGTGCACGCCCTATCTGTTCTGCACCGGGCCGGTACCGGCACAGAATTGTGACCAGTTCATTCCCTGGTTGATCAAAAATGGTGGCAAACGCTTCGCGCTGCCTGGCTCCAATTATGTTTGGCCGCAAACAATCAACGCCTATGCCCGCAAGGTGATCGAGAGCAGCGGTGGCGAAGTCGTCTTTGAAGAATACTACCCGCTCGACCAGATCGATTTTTCGTCGACGGTTAGCCGCATCATATCCAACAAAGTCGACGTGGTGTTCAACGCCATTGTTCCGCCCGGCGTCAGCCCGTTCTTCAAACAGCTCTATCAAGCCGGCTTCTCCAAAAACGGCGGGCGGCTGGGGTGCGTCTATTACGACGAAAATTTCCTGGAAATGAACCAGGCCCAGGAGATTGAAGGGCTCGCGAGCAGCCTCGACTACTACAAGGTGCTCGCGGCGGAGGATCCGGTGAGCGCCAGGATTCAATCGGCTTACGACAAACAATTTCCTGCCAAGTTCCGGTTCTCGGCAGGCAGCGCCGCCACCGGCACCTATCGAGGATTGAAGCTGTGGGAGGCTGCAGTGAAGGAGGCCGGTACAATTGACCGCGACGCGGTAGCCGCCGCCCTCGACCACGCGAAGATTGCGGAAGGGCCGGGCGGGCCTGCCGAGATGGCGGCCGGCAAGCGCCACTGCAGGATGAACATGTACATTGGAGTGGCGAAGGGCGGCCAGTACGAGATTGTCGCGCGTAGCGCCGGCCTGGTCGATCCGAAGGAGTGCTGA
- a CDS encoding branched-chain amino acid ABC transporter permease, translating into MASAFAARTKVLPILELALLIAASIAPLVLRDYITVYATRVLILCLFALSFDLVWGYAGILSLGQSLFFGMAGYAVALLSRDFGVGSIFAVLPAGTLIGFVAALLLAGFLLLGRHPSSVVFVSLGTMTGAYAADRLARGSHYLGGQNGIPSIQPMTIGSHEMSEGPGFYYLVLAILVLIYFLSRCLLRSQFGLALAGLRENEQRIAFFGYKVQHLKAIIFAISGAIAGTAGSLYAFHEGFVWTNMLGVVMSTQVVLYVLFGGSGTLIGAVIGTAIVEGLSFWLSDNYRDIWPIILGVLLLLVIMFRPLGLISLVLGERERVGHFGPSHKEKRNAAP; encoded by the coding sequence ATGGCATCTGCCTTCGCAGCGCGAACGAAGGTGCTTCCAATTCTCGAACTGGCATTGCTGATTGCCGCTTCGATCGCACCGCTCGTCCTGCGGGATTACATCACTGTCTATGCAACGCGAGTGCTCATCTTGTGCCTCTTCGCGTTGTCGTTCGACCTGGTGTGGGGCTATGCCGGGATATTGAGCTTGGGCCAGTCGTTATTTTTCGGCATGGCCGGCTACGCCGTGGCGCTGCTTTCACGCGACTTCGGAGTCGGATCGATTTTTGCCGTTCTTCCGGCCGGAACCCTGATAGGCTTTGTCGCGGCATTGTTGCTGGCAGGCTTCCTGCTGCTTGGCCGTCACCCCTCGAGTGTGGTCTTCGTTTCGCTTGGTACTATGACCGGAGCTTACGCAGCCGACCGGCTGGCTCGGGGTTCTCATTATCTTGGCGGCCAGAACGGTATCCCTTCGATCCAACCGATGACAATCGGCTCGCACGAAATGAGCGAGGGACCAGGATTTTACTACCTGGTTCTCGCCATTCTGGTTCTGATCTACTTTCTGTCGCGCTGTTTGCTGCGGTCGCAGTTCGGTCTGGCGCTGGCGGGATTGCGAGAGAACGAACAGCGCATCGCCTTCTTCGGGTACAAAGTGCAGCACTTGAAGGCGATCATATTCGCAATCAGCGGCGCGATCGCAGGTACTGCCGGCAGCCTTTATGCGTTTCATGAGGGCTTCGTTTGGACGAACATGCTGGGCGTGGTCATGTCGACCCAGGTCGTGCTCTATGTCTTGTTCGGCGGCTCCGGGACTTTGATCGGTGCGGTCATCGGCACCGCGATTGTTGAGGGCCTCAGCTTCTGGCTCTCCGACAATTATCGCGATATCTGGCCGATCATTCTCGGCGTTTTGCTGTTGCTCGTCATTATGTTCCGGCCCCTCGGCTTGATCAGCCTCGTGCTGGGCGAGCGGGAACGTGTAGGTCATTTCGGCCCGAGCCACAAGGAGAAGCGCAATGCCGCTCCTTGA
- a CDS encoding ABC transporter ATP-binding protein gives MPLLEAVGISKVFGKLTALDGAALTVGEREFHGLIGPNGSGKSTLMKCLAGALVPTRGKVTFINTDVTSLTPPERARAGMSLKFQITAVLPTLTLYDNILLALQARSSLLDLAFSRSRGRLHEEVMTMLLQFRLADRAFDAAATLSHGQQQWLEIAMALACRPRLLLLDEPTGGMSLEERRVTGELLHPIKQHCSLVIVEHDLDFIRDICDRLTVLDQGKVLASGTVAEIQANRSVQEIYLRRA, from the coding sequence ATGCCGCTCCTTGAAGCCGTGGGCATCTCCAAGGTCTTTGGCAAGCTCACCGCGCTGGACGGAGCGGCGCTCACGGTCGGCGAGAGAGAGTTTCATGGCCTGATCGGGCCGAACGGCTCGGGCAAGAGCACGCTGATGAAGTGTCTTGCAGGTGCGCTCGTGCCGACCCGAGGCAAGGTGACGTTCATCAATACTGACGTCACCTCGTTGACGCCGCCAGAGCGTGCGCGAGCGGGCATGAGCCTGAAATTCCAGATCACCGCGGTGCTACCGACCCTCACTCTTTACGACAACATCCTGCTCGCGCTGCAGGCCCGGTCCTCACTGCTGGACCTGGCGTTCTCGCGCAGTCGGGGACGACTGCACGAGGAGGTCATGACGATGCTCCTCCAATTCCGGCTCGCCGATCGCGCCTTTGATGCTGCGGCGACCCTGTCTCACGGGCAGCAGCAATGGCTGGAGATCGCGATGGCGCTCGCATGCCGGCCGCGCCTTCTGCTCTTGGACGAGCCGACCGGCGGCATGAGCCTGGAGGAGCGCCGCGTCACGGGCGAGTTGCTGCACCCCATCAAGCAGCATTGCTCGCTCGTCATTGTGGAGCACGACCTGGATTTCATCCGCGACATCTGCGACCGGCTAACCGTGCTCGATCAGGGCAAGGTTCTGGCGTCAGGGACGGTTGCCGAGATCCAGGCCAACAGAAGCGTCCAGGAGATCTATTTGCGCCGTGCCTGA
- a CDS encoding ABC transporter ATP-binding protein, with translation MPEFLNIKHLDAGYGRSQVLFGVNMAVPPRGGVAVLGRNGAGKSTLMKAIVGELPAWKGGLQFNGQDIDRRRTEERVRAGIGYVPQEHSVFARLSVRDNLAVGSLLHRDGSAVDRVMRMFPKLGQRLDQPAGTLSGGERKMLAIARAMLGNPKLLLLDEPTEGVWIGVIEEITERLIELAREIAIIIVEQHLDLAMRVAEQAYVLDRGRVALSGPSQQLREDPRLLTYLAP, from the coding sequence GTGCCTGAATTCCTCAATATCAAGCATCTCGACGCCGGCTATGGACGCAGCCAGGTCCTGTTCGGCGTCAATATGGCCGTCCCGCCGCGCGGCGGTGTGGCCGTCCTCGGCCGCAACGGCGCCGGAAAGAGCACGCTCATGAAGGCGATCGTGGGCGAACTGCCGGCATGGAAGGGCGGTCTGCAATTCAACGGCCAAGACATCGATCGCCGCCGCACCGAAGAGCGGGTGCGGGCCGGCATTGGATATGTGCCGCAAGAGCATTCAGTGTTCGCACGCCTGTCCGTGCGCGACAATCTCGCCGTCGGATCGCTTTTGCACCGCGATGGATCGGCAGTGGACCGGGTGATGAGGATGTTTCCAAAACTCGGCCAGCGCCTGGATCAGCCGGCCGGAACGCTGTCCGGTGGCGAGCGCAAGATGCTCGCAATCGCCCGCGCGATGCTCGGAAACCCTAAACTCCTCCTGCTGGATGAGCCGACCGAGGGCGTCTGGATCGGCGTCATCGAGGAGATCACCGAGCGCTTGATCGAACTAGCCAGAGAGATCGCCATCATCATCGTCGAGCAACATCTCGATCTCGCAATGCGTGTCGCGGAGCAGGCCTATGTGCTCGATCGCGGCCGTGTCGCGCTGTCGGGCCCGTCGCAACAGCTGCGCGAGGACCCGCGGCTCTTGACGTATCTGGCGCCGTAG
- a CDS encoding amidohydrolase family protein, whose translation MSKTMSDFVNACQVVDVHEHHMPEVAHSRDVNLLKLFQQSYAAWTSHVLPSEPKATGDMLSIATEPTTWEALAPFLERSGSNAFVRNLAGGVAELYGVAETGITRDNWEAVDASVRLRHKEATWPSEVIGRAAIGRIVTDPFLDPLMDPRPGLGQNYDAVLRINAFALGWHPESRDHNGNCGHTLLRRLGMQVETFDDYCAAIRELVAGCARRNHVALKNALAYDRDLSFDEPNEELARQAWGQRSPSPAARKAFCDFVVDLFCQLAGEADLPVQTHLGTAIIRGSHPIRMTGLIERHPRTRFLLMHLAYPWSRDLLGMAFVYRNVWLDLCWSFLLSPSHFKLALHEAIEVLPDESRMMIGGDCLHVEETFAAIQGARRLIGEVLNEKVASGYFRPRDAERLAVRILGENAKEFFRLS comes from the coding sequence ATGTCCAAAACGATGAGCGATTTTGTGAATGCGTGCCAAGTCGTCGATGTCCATGAACATCACATGCCTGAGGTCGCACATAGCCGGGACGTGAATCTTTTGAAACTGTTCCAGCAGAGCTATGCGGCTTGGACAAGCCACGTCCTGCCATCCGAGCCCAAGGCGACGGGCGATATGTTATCTATCGCTACCGAGCCAACCACCTGGGAGGCCCTTGCTCCGTTCCTGGAGAGGAGCGGCTCAAATGCATTCGTTCGTAACCTCGCCGGCGGTGTCGCCGAGCTTTACGGCGTCGCCGAGACCGGAATCACGCGCGACAACTGGGAGGCAGTAGACGCTTCGGTGCGCTTGCGCCACAAGGAGGCGACATGGCCAAGTGAAGTCATTGGGCGCGCCGCCATCGGGAGGATCGTAACGGACCCTTTTCTCGATCCGTTGATGGATCCGCGCCCCGGTCTTGGGCAAAACTACGATGCGGTCCTGCGGATCAACGCATTCGCGCTCGGCTGGCACCCCGAATCTCGCGACCATAATGGAAATTGCGGCCATACGTTGCTGCGGCGCCTCGGCATGCAGGTGGAAACCTTCGACGATTATTGCGCCGCGATCCGCGAGCTCGTAGCCGGCTGCGCCCGGCGCAATCACGTTGCGCTCAAAAACGCGCTCGCCTATGACCGGGATCTAAGCTTTGACGAACCGAACGAGGAACTGGCTCGGCAGGCCTGGGGACAAAGATCTCCATCCCCTGCGGCGCGCAAGGCGTTCTGCGACTTTGTCGTCGACTTGTTTTGCCAACTCGCAGGCGAGGCCGACCTGCCAGTCCAAACTCACCTTGGAACGGCCATCATACGCGGCTCCCACCCGATACGTATGACCGGGTTGATTGAGCGTCATCCTAGGACCCGCTTTCTGCTGATGCATTTGGCCTATCCCTGGAGCCGGGATTTGTTGGGAATGGCCTTTGTCTATCGAAATGTCTGGCTTGATTTGTGCTGGTCTTTTCTGTTGAGCCCGTCACATTTCAAGCTGGCCCTGCACGAGGCTATTGAAGTCTTGCCGGATGAATCCCGAATGATGATCGGAGGAGATTGTCTTCACGTTGAGGAGACGTTTGCCGCGATACAGGGCGCACGCCGGCTCATCGGCGAGGTTCTGAACGAAAAAGTTGCGAGCGGTTACTTTCGCCCCCGAGACGCAGAGCGCCTGGCGGTCAGGATCCTTGGCGAGAACGCGAAGGAGTTTTTCAGACTGTCCTGA